ATGTTCATGGCACTCAAAGACCTCGGCGATTGCCGGGGCGGTCCATCCTTGCGCATTCAGCCGCAGCATATGGGCACGGTCTCGGGTTCGTTGCGGCACGGTCGTGGCTAATCTCAGTTCAGCCAGGGTGCGGTCTTCCTCGTCACTCAGTTTGATTCGTAAGGGGGCAGGCACTAGAGACAACCAGTAGAGGGCCAAATCTATCTTATACTTTATCCCTCCGACCTACTTAGTAGAGTCCGTCAAGAACCATGAACAACAATCGGGGTCGTGTGTTTGGGTCCGATATTCTGATCGTGGATGATACGCCAGATAACTTGCGCGTTCTGTCTGACATTTTGACTCAGGCAGGATATCAGGTGCGTAAAGCTATGAATGGCACAATGGCCTTGAAGGCCATCCAGTCCCTCCAACCTGATTTGATTCTGCTAGACATCATGATGCCGGATATGAATGGTTATGAGGTGTGCCAGAAACTGAAAGCAGATCCCCACAGTGACTCTGTTCCAGTTATTTTCCTCAGTGCACTGGATGATGTTCTGGATAAGGTGAGGGCGTTTGAGGTCGGTGGCGTGGACTATATTACCAAGCCCTTTTATGTTGAGGAAGTTCTGGTTCGTGTTCAAAATCAATTGCAGTTAAAAGCGGCGGAACAGGAAATTCGCTTGCTAAATACCCATCTGGAAGAAAAGGTTAGAGAACGGACGCAAGAACTGGAGCTAGCCAACGCCCGATTGTTGACGATGGCATTACGGGACGATCTGACGGGACTGGCCAATCGGGTCCTGTTTATGCAGAGTCTGGAACAGTCTCTGAGTCAGGCGAAAACCGATCCAGACTATCGCTTTGCCGTGCTGTTTCTGGATTGCGATCGGTTCAAAACGATCAACGACTCCCTCGGGCACATGGTGGGGGATGAACTGCTGGTTGCTGCCGCTCGCCGTTTGGAGGCCCTGCTGGATTCATCGGCTACCCTGGCTCGATTGAATGGAGACGAATTTGCCATCTTATTGCAGCGAGTGACCAATGCTGCCCAGGCAACTCATCTGGCTGAGCAGATCCTGGCCTTATTTGCCAGTCCTTTCCAACTCAGCCGACATGAGGTTTTCGTGAGTTTCAGTATTGGGATTGCGACGGGTCACTCCAACTATGAAGAACCAGAGCATGTCATGCGAGATGCTGATATTGCCATGTATCGGGCTAAGGCTGCAGGCAAAGCTCAATATCAGGTTTTTGACACCGCCATGCATGCTGAAACCTTTCAGGCGGTTCAAATTGAAATGGATCTGCGTCGAGCAGTGGAGCAACAGGAGTTTATTCTGCATTACCAGCCGATCGTAGCAGTCAATACGGGGAGAATCGTGGGCTTCGAAGCCCTGGCTCGCTGGCAGCATCCTCAGTGGGGGCTGATTACGCCCAATCAGTTCATTCCCATAGCCGAGGAAACGGGAATCATTGCAGCAATCGGTCATCAGATTATTCGAGAAGCCTGTCATCAACTCCGTCACTGGCAGGACGAGGGTCTGTTGACTTGTCCATTGGTGATGAGTGTCAACCTGTCGGCCCGGCAGTTAATCCGCCATACCCTGATTGAACAGGTGGATGAGATTCTAGCCGAAACGGGGATTAACCCGATGTGCCTCAAAATGGAATTAACTGAAAGTGCCATTATGGAAAACCCCCAACTGGCAGCGGGACTCTTTCAGGAGTTGCAAGAACGGGGTATTCAACTCAGTATCGATGACTTTGGCACAGGCTATTCTTCCCTCAGCTACCTGTACAACCTGCCCATGGATACCCTCAAGATCGATCGCTCGTTTATCAGCAATGTGGATGTAGATGGTGAAAAACTGGAACTGGTGCGGACGATCGTCAACCTGGCCTGGAATTTGGGGATGGATGTGGTGGCTGAAGGAGTCGAAACTGCCATGCAACTGGCTCAGTTAAAAAGCCTCCGCTGTGATTATGCCCAGGGATATCTGTTCTCTCGTCCTCTCCCAGTGGCGGATGCGAGAGAATTACTTAAGAGGCCAAACACCTGGCTAGCTTCACCAAAATCTGCATCAACGGACTAGAAGCGCGATGAATCATAATCCTGCCGATGGATTGGAAGCTGACATTCTGGTTGTTGACGACATGCCAGACAATATTCGCTTCCTATCAACCCTGCTGGGAGAGCAGGGATACGGGGTTCGTAAAGCATTGAATGGACAGATGGCCTTAACTGCCGTCAAGGCAGCCCTGCCTGACCTGATTCTGCTCGACATCACCATGCCTG
The nucleotide sequence above comes from Leptolyngbya sp. 'hensonii'. Encoded proteins:
- a CDS encoding helix-turn-helix domain-containing protein; translated protein: MALYWLSLVPAPLRIKLSDEEDRTLAELRLATTVPQRTRDRAHMLRLNAQGWTAPAIAEVFECHEH
- a CDS encoding GGDEF domain-containing response regulator, which codes for MNNNRGRVFGSDILIVDDTPDNLRVLSDILTQAGYQVRKAMNGTMALKAIQSLQPDLILLDIMMPDMNGYEVCQKLKADPHSDSVPVIFLSALDDVLDKVRAFEVGGVDYITKPFYVEEVLVRVQNQLQLKAAEQEIRLLNTHLEEKVRERTQELELANARLLTMALRDDLTGLANRVLFMQSLEQSLSQAKTDPDYRFAVLFLDCDRFKTINDSLGHMVGDELLVAAARRLEALLDSSATLARLNGDEFAILLQRVTNAAQATHLAEQILALFASPFQLSRHEVFVSFSIGIATGHSNYEEPEHVMRDADIAMYRAKAAGKAQYQVFDTAMHAETFQAVQIEMDLRRAVEQQEFILHYQPIVAVNTGRIVGFEALARWQHPQWGLITPNQFIPIAEETGIIAAIGHQIIREACHQLRHWQDEGLLTCPLVMSVNLSARQLIRHTLIEQVDEILAETGINPMCLKMELTESAIMENPQLAAGLFQELQERGIQLSIDDFGTGYSSLSYLYNLPMDTLKIDRSFISNVDVDGEKLELVRTIVNLAWNLGMDVVAEGVETAMQLAQLKSLRCDYAQGYLFSRPLPVADARELLKRPNTWLASPKSASTD